The nucleotide sequence aaaaaaagttgtatgataccattgttcgtacggtaaccgtgatcagggatgagcaaatggtactgggtagcagcactgaatttcccgaaccaaaaggtttccaatatcaattcggcaccaacttttggcgttttttgtattagtgccggtttttaccttcatgtactgataccgaacaggaccgtcccggtattttcgatactagtactggttgacaccaagcttatcccaaccctgatattaaaaaaggattattaaatttaaaaagtaaaaaaaactattagtataatattaaaataattaaaaatattaaaaaaaactatatattattataatattaaaatcactattcatttcacttggtttattaatatatagtaatatatagtaatagtaatagtaataataataatatatagtaatgTAAAATTTTGTTATAATAGACTTTTTTTATGTGAAACTTCACAAGTATTTTGATTAGTCAATGTAAACTTTTGTTTCTCTCTGTGGATGATATTTGAATTTCTTTGTGTTTAGGTTCCATCTGGCTACAATCGGACATCGAACTTACAAAGCTACTAATTCCAAAAACACATGTTAATGAATCAAATTGATCGGTCTTAATGTCTTGTACCTCCTCATAGTTTCGGTGATGATGTTGATACGTTCGCTTCCTACTTCCATCGACGATCACGGGAAGCAAGAAAGCTCATGCGTTTGGCTCCCGGTCAATGAATCATGGCATGAATCCGCAAATCCGGTTCCCGTAACCAAACACAACGATAACGATAATACGTTATGGTCTCGGAACGTATTAAGTTCTTCCCAGTTATCAACCGGAGCTAACATGTCGGAAACATCTACGCTTAATCATGTATACAAGAGGAGAATGACTCAAAGGAAGTGTACTCTTGTATACAAACGAAGAAAGGTTCAACTCGATAGTTCAAAATCAGGATCCGTTGACGGGGAGAttatcgaatcgaatatcgatcTTGGTTCCGCTTCCTTGAAACAACAAATGGATGATGTCGGTGAGTGTTCATCGTCAAGTGTAGCGATCGTGGATGGAACGAGTTCATGCTTCTCGTTTCTTAAACAATACGGAGTGCTTGAACGACGTGTTTCTACGAAGAAACCGACAAGTTCGGATAATAACGTTTGGTGCTTGAAGGCTTGTAAAGTGTGTGATCGGGTAACAAAGACGTTAAAAATGCTGATTTGTGATCTTTGTGAAGAACCGGTTCATATGTCCTGTTGCAACCCTGTTATAAAGAAGGTACCAGTTGGTGACTGGTTTTGTAATTCTTGTTCGAGAACGAAACTTAAGAAAATGGAGTCGATTTCCGGCAGATTGTCGGAAAATTCTTTAGGTCCGATAGCATCTATGTTGAGAGATTCTAGTGACGGATTTAGATCGAATGTTCGTATTGGTGAAGATTTTCAAGCAGAGGTTCCTGATTGGTCTGGCCCGATAACGGAGTATGTTTTTTCTCATATGCATTTTGATTTTAAGGGTTGCAGTTTTTAACTCGAGTATTTTATATGGGTCGATTTGGGTTGTGTTTTATttcaaatgggtcaaatggttcAAAGTCGTCTAAATGCAAGTTGCCTGCTATttagtttctactcaaagatctgATGCGGCCAGTCAACCTCTACTAAAAATGACCCATTATAAACTGACCCGTTTTGACTCATTACCGGATTGCCCATTCTATATGCATCTGGACAGTTACTGGTCCAAATGGGTTTAGTTGGGCCGGGTTGGCTcgtaacaatttttttttgtcatttttttgaaaaatcaatgtattatttacaaaaagccacatattttttttttaatattaaagcGATCTAGGAGGTTCTGAAAATTTGAAAACACTCACTTGGGCAGGTCAACCAATTTGACACTATGGAGATAAAATACAACCCAAATCGACCCATGTCCGGCAAAATGGGTCGAAGTTGTCACATGTGGTTGGTAGTGTTAAGTGTTAACCGCACTAGAAGTAGGAGGTGGAAGCAAAAACATAAGGGCCTTAGTATGTTGAATGATGGAATGATCGTATAAGCGAGTTTTGATATATAAAGGGAAACTAATAGGAGACCTTCATCTATCTCTTGAGTATAGGCAACTTTCTTGTTGTTACAACCCTTGGCGAAGCACCGATTTTTCGATCGTAGTGTTAATTTTACCGAAAATTTCCAGTTTTTTATTTGTAGTGTAAAAGATTGGATTTTTAAGAGTCCGCCCCCCACATATTTGGATTTTGAGAGTTTCGCCCCCACtgttcaagctccgccactggttTATAACAACTGACATTATTTTATGTTGTAGAGGTGACTAAACGGGGTTGGGTTGAGTATGGGGTCAAAGTGGGTCGGGTTGGTTGATCTGTTAACGCTTCCTTGTCCAGTTTATCAATAATTTATGAATAATTGATGTGATAAATATCATTACTTTACTCCTAAATATTCGAGCCGGGGGTCtcggaagcagcctctctattcctatggggtagaggtaaggctgtctacatcttaccctcctcagaccctaccttagctttgctattggtgggatttaccgagtatgatgatgatgactttaCTCCTAAATATTAATGATCCAGTGGGGCCATGGTTTTTACTCACAAACCCATAAGGTCAGTGATGAAAACTATGCCAACATATTCAAAAGTTTTGGTCATTCATCAATAGAACAAAGTATTTTGATTCTGAGTCGACCCGTTTGCGTTTCCGGGTGTATACTTTTACTGGATTCGTATCAGATTCCCTTGTATCAGCAGAAACATATTTGCATGACATCAAATAAATGCATACATTGCTTCCACATGTACGAATTCCGTTTGGATTCCTTTCTCTAGTTATGTTTGACATACCTGAAAACCCTATCCAGTTGGGATCATTTCTCACTGATTTCTTACATGTACCACAGCAGGACTAAATGCATTgaataagttaaacttacctcgACACTTGTTGTAGAATCCGTTTCTCTCTGTTTGATTAGCTCAATGCTTCATTGAGTTCTCCACTATTAATTAAAATCCCAAATTCTCTTTTTTGATCATTTGAAGTCTTTGAAAACCGGTAGTCGACTGTCgttcatcatcatactcagtgaatcccaccaatagcaaagctaaggtagggtctgaggagggtagatctcataggaatagagaggctgcttccagtaagacccccgactcgattgtagttttgtatcaagccgacctaagacacataacactcaaacaatcgggacagagactgattggtgcatgtaccccTGTGTCTTTtagctatcaacgtcaccacatgatgcatga is from Helianthus annuus cultivar XRQ/B chromosome 9, HanXRQr2.0-SUNRISE, whole genome shotgun sequence and encodes:
- the LOC110877505 gene encoding uncharacterized protein LOC110877505 produces the protein MMLIRSLPTSIDDHGKQESSCVWLPVNESWHESANPVPVTKHNDNDNTLWSRNVLSSSQLSTGANMSETSTLNHVYKRRMTQRKCTLVYKRRKVQLDSSKSGSVDGEIIESNIDLGSASLKQQMDDVGECSSSSVAIVDGTSSCFSFLKQYGVLERRVSTKKPTSSDNNVWCLKACKVCDRVTKTLKMLICDLCEEPVHMSCCNPVIKKVPVGDWFCNSCSRTKLKKMESISGRLSENSLGPIASMLRDSSDGFRSNVRIGEDFQAEVPDWSGPITDDLDDYLKLMEVSLLECASYQECATRKLSKLSSIGNWLQCREVVNGVDGSVCGKWRRAPLFEVQTDDWECFSSVLWDPTHADCAVPQELDTDQVLKQLKYIEMLRPRLSAKRWKLGVNKHVDRNEHTEDPRNTQKS